A single Dreissena polymorpha isolate Duluth1 chromosome 14, UMN_Dpol_1.0, whole genome shotgun sequence DNA region contains:
- the LOC127857595 gene encoding uncharacterized protein LOC127857595, giving the protein MDLQVENSWFLDSTKVAGHHKAVLLLRIGSSTLERKVAACTPQTQTDIMFSVHIGDEMEKCSLPLDGFLPTSYIFAALHQTVDDSVTFSGTLTKIMTEASLSFFDPASTPARHQLKYKCSFKFPDRVRVMRNLHPHVSSASDVEMLDTSNRPWRRKCEEVMGFTGYGSHSQFGGVFKEALACASLSRRCYRLFSSIIVKHQDLHVSVTANMFRGVAGARDEQFIFNCLRRVDDCEMSLADMNSALKKDKQSTRGASEDIGCLRTEISSLKRQLREKDEALKEAREQLWRLQELRQDQQQPDVYSFIATPLQRRCNYSRPVYAPSESEDEETTTTDRPPTKNFLPSESEDEESTTSAGEQPPTDYILKLSDSEDEETTNTDEQPPTKKSNNQPKELSSNNKTETQRSRRNRHQVKKLIVGQAVSAKYRAVRNGELFEEWFEGTIVSVMLSGEKVKVKFEDGCERVLGPQDIKLL; this is encoded by the exons ATGGATTTACAAGTGGAAAATAGCTGGTTTTTGGATTCAACCAAAGTGGCAGGCCATCACAAGGCGGTCCTACTTCTCAG GATTGGTTCAAGCACTCTGGAGCGCAAGGTAGCAGCGTGCACACCCCAGACACAGACAGACATCATgtttagtgtacatatt GGAGACGAGATGGAGAAATGCAGTTTGCCACTGGATGGTTTCCTGCCGACGTCCTACATTTTTGCTGCTCTCCATCAGACGGTTGATGATTCAGTCACATTTTCAGGCACACTGACTAAGATCATGACAGAGGCCAGCCTCTCATTTTTTGACCctg caTCTACACCAGCCAGGCATCAGCTGAAATACAAGTGTTCCTTCAAGTTTCCAGACAGAGTGCGA GTTATGAGGAACCTTCACCCCCATGTTTCATCGGCCAGTGATGTTGAAATGTTGGACACATCTAACCGTCCATGGAGGCGCAAGTGTGAAGAGGTCATGGGGTTTACA GGTTATGGTTCGCATTCGCAATTTGGAGGAGTCTTCAAAGAGGCACTGGCATGTGCATCTTTGTCCCGCAGATGTTACAGATTATTCTCATCGATTATTGTGAAACATCA GGACCTGCATGTCAGTGTCACAGCAAACATGTTTCGCGGTGTTGCTGGTGCTAGAGATGAGCAATTCATTTTTAACTGCCTTCGGAGAGTTGATGACTGTGAAATGAGCCTTGCTGACATGAATTCAGCATTGAAGAAAGACAAG CAGTCCACGAGAGGTGCGTCAGAAGACATAGGCTGTCTGAGGACTGAAATCAGCTCACTGAAACGGCAGCTG AGAGAGAAGGATGAGGCACTCAAAGAGGCCAGGGAGCAACTTTGGAGGCTGCAAGAGTTGCGTCAGGACCAGCAGCag CCGGACGTTTACTCATTCATTGCAACACCCCTGCAAAGAAGATGCAATTACAGTAGGCCAGTGTATGCA CCATCGGAGAGTGAGGATGAAGAGACGACCACTACTGACAGACCACCAACAAAAAACTTCTTACCCTCGGAGAGCGAGGATGAAGAGTCGACAACCTCTGCAGGCGAGCAACCACCAACTGATTACATTTTAAAGCTGTCAGACAGCGAGGATGAGGAGACGACCAACACGGACGAGCAACCACCAACAAAGAAGAGCAACAATCAACCAAAGGAGCTGTCCAGCAACAACAAAACAGAAACACAAAGATCAAGAAGAAACAGACATCAG GTCAAGAAATTGATTGTTGGGCAGGCTGTATCTGCCAAATATAGGGCAGTCAGGAATGGAGAGTTGTTCGAGGAATGGTTTGAGGGAACCATTGTATCAGTCATGCTATCag GAGAGAAGGTGAAGGTCAAGTTTGAAGATGGCTGTGAGAGAGTGTTGGGGCCACaagatattaaattattataa